One part of the Anser cygnoides isolate HZ-2024a breed goose chromosome 9, Taihu_goose_T2T_genome, whole genome shotgun sequence genome encodes these proteins:
- the COPS7B gene encoding COP9 signalosome complex subunit 7b isoform X2 encodes MQAYKIEKPRMAGEQKPSCNLLEQFILLAKGTSGSALTALINQVLEAPGVYVFGELLELANVQELAEGTNAAYFQLLNLFAYGTYPDYVANKDNLPELTATQKNKLKHLTIVSLASRMKCIPYSVLLKDLDMRNLRELEDLIIEAVYTDIIQGKLDQRNQVLEVDFCIGRDIQKKDISNIVKTLQEWCDGCEAVLLGIEQQVLRANQYKENHHRTQQQVEMEVTNIKKTLKATASSSAQEMEQQLVERECPPHTEQRQPTKKMSKVKGLVSSRH; translated from the exons ATGCAGGCCTACAAG ATTGAAAAACCTAGAATGGCAGGAGAACAGAAACCGTCCTGCAATCTTCTAGAGCAGTTTATTTTGCTAGCCAAAGGTACAAGTGGCTCAGCTCTGACTGCTCTTATAAACCAAGTGCTGGAGGCCCCTGGGGTTTATGTCTTCGGAGAGCTGTTGGAGTTAGCAAACGTGCAAGAG CTTGCTGAAGGGACTAATGCTGCTTATTTCCAGCTGCTGAACCTGTTTGCATACGGCACGTACCCAGACTACGTAG CAAACAAAGATAACCTGCCTGAATTAACAGcaactcagaaaaacaaactgaaacacttGACAATTGTAAGCCTGGCTTCCAGAATGAAG TGCATTCCCTACTCCGTGTTGCTGAAGGACCTGGACATGAGGAATCTGAGGGAGTTGGAAGACCTGATTATTGAAGCGGTTTATACAGATATTATCCAGGGGAAGCTGGATCAACGAAACCAGGTGTTAGAGGTGGATTTTTGCATCGGCAGAGACATTCAGAAGAAGGACATCAGTAACATTGTCAAAACGCTTCAGGAATG GTGTGACGGTTGTGAAGCAGTTCTTTTAGGAATTGAGCAGCAAGTACTTAGAGCCAACCAATACAAAGAAAACCATCACCGAACTCAGCAGCAGGTAGAGATGGAG GTCacaaacataaagaaaacattaaaagctACAGCCTCGTCGTCGGCACAGGagatggagcagcagctggtagAGCGAGAGTGCCCTCCACACACAGAACAAAGGCAGCCCACAAAGAAGATGTCCAAAGTCAAAGGGCTGGTCTCCAGCCGTCACTAG
- the COPS7B gene encoding COP9 signalosome complex subunit 7b isoform X3, with protein MAGEQKPSCNLLEQFILLAKGTSGSALTALINQVLEAPGVYVFGELLELANVQELAEGTNAAYFQLLNLFAYGTYPDYVANKDNLPELTATQKNKLKHLTIVSLASRMKCIPYSVLLKDLDMRNLRELEDLIIEAVYTDIIQGKLDQRNQVLEVDFCIGRDIQKKDISNIVKTLQEWCDGCEAVLLGIEQQVLRANQYKENHHRTQQQVEMEVTNIKKTLKATASSSAQEMEQQLVERECPPHTEQRQPTKKMSKVKGLVSSRH; from the exons ATGGCAGGAGAACAGAAACCGTCCTGCAATCTTCTAGAGCAGTTTATTTTGCTAGCCAAAGGTACAAGTGGCTCAGCTCTGACTGCTCTTATAAACCAAGTGCTGGAGGCCCCTGGGGTTTATGTCTTCGGAGAGCTGTTGGAGTTAGCAAACGTGCAAGAG CTTGCTGAAGGGACTAATGCTGCTTATTTCCAGCTGCTGAACCTGTTTGCATACGGCACGTACCCAGACTACGTAG CAAACAAAGATAACCTGCCTGAATTAACAGcaactcagaaaaacaaactgaaacacttGACAATTGTAAGCCTGGCTTCCAGAATGAAG TGCATTCCCTACTCCGTGTTGCTGAAGGACCTGGACATGAGGAATCTGAGGGAGTTGGAAGACCTGATTATTGAAGCGGTTTATACAGATATTATCCAGGGGAAGCTGGATCAACGAAACCAGGTGTTAGAGGTGGATTTTTGCATCGGCAGAGACATTCAGAAGAAGGACATCAGTAACATTGTCAAAACGCTTCAGGAATG GTGTGACGGTTGTGAAGCAGTTCTTTTAGGAATTGAGCAGCAAGTACTTAGAGCCAACCAATACAAAGAAAACCATCACCGAACTCAGCAGCAGGTAGAGATGGAG GTCacaaacataaagaaaacattaaaagctACAGCCTCGTCGTCGGCACAGGagatggagcagcagctggtagAGCGAGAGTGCCCTCCACACACAGAACAAAGGCAGCCCACAAAGAAGATGTCCAAAGTCAAAGGGCTGGTCTCCAGCCGTCACTAG